The Desulfosporosinus acidiphilus SJ4 genome has a window encoding:
- a CDS encoding L7Ae/L30e/S12e/Gadd45 family ribosomal protein: MLDETFKQARNKTVGLKQTQRALEKGTVRCVYVAKDAEAHVLRPILEWCRTHNVERIEVSTMKELGNACGIEVGTAVAAILED; the protein is encoded by the coding sequence CTGCTTGATGAAACCTTTAAACAAGCTAGAAATAAGACCGTCGGCTTAAAGCAAACCCAACGCGCCTTGGAAAAAGGTACGGTTCGTTGTGTTTATGTAGCAAAAGATGCCGAAGCTCATGTTTTACGTCCGATTCTTGAATGGTGCAGGACCCATAATGTTGAACGCATAGAAGTCTCAACCATGAAGGAACTTGGCAATGCCTGCGGAATTGAAGTGGGTACTGCGGTGGCGGCGATCTTGGAAGACTAA
- the rpsL gene encoding 30S ribosomal protein S12 — protein MPTINQLIRKGRTSVGKKSTAPALQWGYNSLKRKQFPSGGSSQKRGVCTRVYTTTPKKPNSALRKVARVRLTNQLEVTAYIPGIGHNLQEHSVVLLRGGRVKDLPGVRYHVIRGALDTTAVQKRAQGRSKYGAKRPKKA, from the coding sequence ATGCCGACAATCAACCAACTCATTCGCAAAGGTCGTACTTCAGTTGGAAAAAAATCGACAGCTCCAGCTTTACAGTGGGGCTATAACTCTCTTAAACGTAAACAATTCCCGTCGGGCGGTTCCTCGCAAAAGAGAGGGGTGTGCACAAGGGTTTATACGACAACTCCTAAAAAGCCTAACTCAGCGCTTCGTAAGGTTGCTCGTGTTCGTTTGACAAATCAACTGGAAGTTACTGCATATATTCCCGGTATTGGTCACAACCTGCAAGAGCACTCCGTGGTTCTTCTCCGCGGAGGTCGTGTTAAAGATCTGCCTGGCGTACGGTATCACGTAATTCGCGGTGCCCTTGATACAACAGCTGTGCAAAAACGCGCCCAAGGCCGCTCGAAATACGGAGCAAAACGTCCCAAAAAAGCCTAA
- the rpsG gene encoding 30S ribosomal protein S7 — MPRKGYIAKREVLPDPIYKNQTVTKFINQIMLDGKKGTAEAICYSAFDMIQEKAGKDPLEVFNNALKNVMPVLEVKARRVGGANYQVPIEVRAERRSTLALRWLVAMARKRGEKTMQEKIAAELLDAANNTGGSVKKKEDMHKMAEANKAFAHYKW; from the coding sequence ATGCCACGTAAGGGATATATTGCTAAACGGGAAGTTCTGCCTGATCCGATTTATAAGAACCAGACAGTAACAAAGTTTATCAATCAGATTATGTTAGATGGTAAGAAGGGGACTGCTGAGGCTATTTGCTACAGCGCCTTTGATATGATTCAGGAAAAAGCCGGTAAAGATCCGCTGGAAGTCTTTAATAATGCCCTGAAAAACGTAATGCCGGTTTTGGAAGTTAAGGCCCGTCGTGTCGGTGGAGCCAACTATCAAGTTCCTATCGAAGTACGTGCAGAACGTCGTTCGACTCTCGCACTCCGCTGGCTTGTTGCTATGGCGCGTAAGCGCGGCGAGAAAACGATGCAAGAGAAAATTGCTGCTGAGTTGCTCGATGCAGCTAACAATACAGGCGGCTCTGTCAAAAAGAAGGAAGATATGCATAAAATGGCTGAAGCGAATAAAGCTTTTGCGCATTACAAGTGGTAG
- the fusA gene encoding elongation factor G, translating to MARQNSLENTRNIGIMAHIDAGKTTVTERILFYTGRVHKIGEVHDGAATMDWMVQEQERGITITSAATTCQWRNNRINIIDTPGHVDFTVEVERSLRVLDGAVAVFCSVGGVEPQSETVWRQADKYKVPRIAYINKMDRMGADFFRGVSMISDRLGARPVPIQVPIGVEDSFKGVVDLVTMTAIIYTDDLGTTAEHNAIPEELQDLANEYREKLVEAVAETSEELMMKYLEGEELTEEEIRAGIRNGVIGNKFIPVLCGSAFKNRGVQPLLDAVVDYMPSPLDVPPIKGVNPDTGEDDHRTASDTEPFSALAFKIMADPFVGKLAFFRVYSGVLSAGSYVFNSTKGKKERIGRILQMHANHREDIPEVRSGDIAAAVGLKDTTTGDTLCDEKQPIILEKMVFPEPVIDVAIEPKTKADQEKMGGALSRLAEEDPTFRMRTDVETGQTIIAGMGELHLEIIVDRLQREFKVQCDVGRPQVAYKETIRKAVKAEGKFVRQSGGRGQYGHCWVEFEPMEPGSGFEFVNKIVGGVIPREYINPIGDGIEEAMQNGILAGYPALDIRATVVDGSYHDVDSSEMAFKIAGSMAFKAGTAKADPVILEPVMKVEVTVPEEYMGDVIGDISSRRGRIEGMEARGNSQVVRGFVPLAEMFGYSTDLRSATQGRGVYVMQFDHYEDVPKTIADGIIAKRQGA from the coding sequence GTGGCAAGACAAAATTCACTTGAAAATACGCGTAATATTGGAATCATGGCCCATATTGACGCCGGGAAGACAACTGTTACAGAACGTATTCTTTTCTATACAGGACGTGTGCATAAAATTGGTGAAGTTCATGATGGCGCAGCAACGATGGACTGGATGGTCCAAGAACAAGAGCGCGGTATTACGATTACTTCTGCGGCAACAACTTGTCAATGGAGAAACAATCGGATTAACATTATTGACACACCTGGGCACGTGGACTTCACTGTAGAAGTTGAACGTTCTCTGCGGGTGCTCGACGGTGCTGTAGCGGTATTTTGTTCCGTAGGCGGAGTTGAGCCCCAGTCTGAAACGGTTTGGCGTCAGGCGGATAAATACAAGGTTCCGCGTATTGCTTATATTAATAAAATGGACCGGATGGGAGCCGACTTCTTCCGTGGTGTTTCCATGATCTCTGACCGATTGGGTGCCAGGCCTGTTCCGATTCAGGTGCCTATTGGCGTGGAAGACAGCTTTAAAGGCGTCGTAGATCTGGTAACAATGACAGCGATCATTTACACGGATGATTTAGGAACAACCGCAGAGCATAATGCGATCCCTGAAGAGTTACAGGATTTAGCGAATGAATACCGAGAAAAGCTCGTTGAGGCTGTTGCCGAGACCAGCGAAGAGCTCATGATGAAATATCTCGAAGGTGAAGAATTAACCGAAGAGGAAATCCGCGCGGGTATTCGCAACGGCGTTATAGGCAACAAGTTTATTCCGGTGTTGTGCGGTTCAGCTTTTAAGAATAGAGGCGTTCAACCTCTCTTGGATGCTGTTGTTGACTATATGCCATCTCCGTTGGATGTTCCTCCAATTAAAGGTGTTAATCCGGATACCGGAGAAGATGATCATAGAACTGCATCCGACACCGAACCATTTTCCGCCTTGGCCTTTAAGATCATGGCAGACCCCTTTGTTGGGAAACTGGCTTTCTTCCGGGTCTATTCCGGGGTACTAAGCGCCGGTTCTTATGTATTCAACTCAACAAAAGGTAAGAAGGAACGGATCGGCCGTATTCTCCAAATGCACGCTAACCACCGTGAAGACATTCCGGAGGTTCGCTCAGGCGATATAGCAGCAGCAGTCGGTCTGAAAGATACGACCACTGGAGATACACTTTGTGATGAGAAACAGCCGATTATTCTTGAAAAAATGGTCTTCCCTGAGCCGGTTATCGATGTTGCAATCGAGCCAAAGACAAAAGCAGACCAGGAGAAAATGGGCGGCGCCTTATCACGTTTGGCTGAAGAAGACCCAACGTTCAGAATGCGTACAGACGTTGAGACGGGGCAAACAATTATCGCCGGTATGGGTGAACTCCATCTGGAGATTATTGTTGACCGTTTACAGCGGGAATTTAAAGTTCAATGTGACGTAGGACGTCCTCAGGTTGCCTATAAAGAAACTATCCGCAAAGCGGTTAAAGCTGAAGGAAAGTTCGTACGTCAGTCAGGCGGCCGTGGTCAATACGGACACTGCTGGGTTGAATTTGAACCTATGGAACCAGGATCCGGTTTTGAATTTGTCAATAAAATTGTTGGTGGGGTTATTCCTCGCGAATATATTAACCCAATCGGCGATGGTATCGAAGAAGCTATGCAAAACGGTATTCTCGCAGGATATCCTGCTCTCGATATACGGGCTACAGTCGTTGACGGCTCCTATCACGATGTTGACTCTTCAGAAATGGCCTTTAAGATTGCCGGCTCTATGGCTTTCAAAGCCGGTACCGCTAAAGCCGACCCGGTAATTTTGGAACCTGTTATGAAAGTTGAAGTAACGGTCCCTGAGGAATATATGGGTGATGTCATCGGTGATATCAGCTCACGTCGTGGACGTATTGAAGGAATGGAAGCTCGCGGTAATTCCCAAGTTGTACGCGGCTTTGTTCCTCTCGCTGAAATGTTTGGTTATTCGACAGATTTACGGTCAGCCACCCAAGGTCGTGGAGTATACGTGATGCAATTTGACCATTACGAAGATGTTCCAAAGACCATTGCTGACGGCATTATAGCAAAACGTCAAGGTGCGTAA
- the tuf gene encoding elongation factor Tu, whose protein sequence is MGKAKYERTKPHVNVGTIGHVDHGKTTTTAAITVVLSKVGGAVATAFDQIDKAPEERERGITISTAHVEYETETRHYAHVDCPGHADYVKNMITGAAQMDGAILVVSAADGPMPQTREHILLARQVGVPSIVVWLNKADMVDDAELIELVEMEIRELLSSYEFDGDNIPIVPGSGLKALQCGCGKRDCEWCGKIWNLMDAVDSYIPTPERDTDKPFLMPVEDVFTITGRGTVATGRVERGQVKVGDEVEIVGLSTAARKTVVTGVEMFRKLLDQAQAGDNIGALLRGVERKDIERGQVLAKTGSIKPHTKFSGEVYILNKEEGGRHTPFFNNYRPQFYFRTTDVTGVIDLPEGTEMVMPGDRVTIDVELITPIAMEEGLRFAIREGGRTVGSGIVAKINE, encoded by the coding sequence ATGGGAAAAGCGAAATACGAACGTACAAAACCACATGTTAACGTTGGAACCATCGGACACGTAGACCACGGTAAAACAACGACCACAGCTGCAATCACTGTTGTTCTTTCTAAAGTCGGCGGTGCTGTAGCTACAGCATTTGACCAAATCGACAAAGCTCCGGAAGAGCGTGAACGTGGTATTACCATTTCTACCGCTCACGTTGAGTACGAAACCGAAACCCGTCACTATGCACACGTTGACTGCCCAGGGCACGCTGACTATGTCAAGAACATGATCACCGGTGCTGCTCAAATGGACGGCGCAATCCTCGTTGTATCTGCTGCTGACGGTCCTATGCCGCAAACCCGTGAACACATTCTCTTGGCTCGCCAAGTTGGTGTTCCCAGTATCGTTGTTTGGCTTAATAAAGCCGACATGGTTGATGACGCCGAACTTATAGAGCTCGTAGAAATGGAAATTCGTGAACTCTTAAGTTCTTATGAATTTGATGGCGACAATATTCCCATCGTTCCCGGATCTGGACTTAAAGCACTGCAATGTGGCTGCGGAAAACGCGATTGCGAGTGGTGCGGAAAAATCTGGAACCTTATGGATGCAGTTGATTCCTACATTCCTACTCCGGAACGTGACACCGATAAGCCTTTCTTGATGCCAGTTGAGGATGTTTTCACCATTACCGGTCGTGGTACCGTTGCTACCGGTCGTGTTGAGCGTGGTCAAGTGAAGGTCGGAGACGAAGTTGAGATCGTCGGATTAAGCACCGCTGCTCGTAAAACTGTTGTAACCGGCGTTGAGATGTTCCGTAAACTCTTAGACCAAGCACAAGCTGGAGACAATATCGGTGCACTCCTCCGTGGTGTTGAGCGTAAAGATATTGAGCGCGGTCAAGTTTTAGCGAAAACCGGCTCCATTAAACCTCACACCAAGTTTTCCGGAGAGGTTTACATCCTGAACAAAGAAGAAGGCGGACGTCATACTCCTTTCTTCAACAACTATCGTCCTCAATTCTATTTCCGTACAACCGATGTTACCGGTGTAATCGATCTTCCTGAAGGAACTGAAATGGTTATGCCCGGCGACCGTGTAACGATTGATGTTGAACTCATTACTCCAATCGCTATGGAAGAAGGACTTCGTTTTGCTATCCGTGAAGGCGGCAGAACTGTAGGTTCAGGAATTGTTGCCAAAATTAACGAGTAA
- the rpsJ gene encoding 30S ribosomal protein S10: MSQKIRIRLKAFDHKTLDQSAERIVETAKRTGAQVSGPIPLPTEKNIYTILRSPHVNKDSREQFEMRTHKRLIDILEPTSKTVDALMRLDLPAGVDIEIKL; encoded by the coding sequence ATGAGCCAAAAAATCAGAATTCGCTTAAAGGCTTTTGATCACAAAACCTTGGATCAATCTGCAGAACGTATTGTAGAAACCGCAAAGAGGACAGGAGCTCAAGTCAGTGGACCGATTCCTCTCCCTACTGAGAAGAACATTTACACAATTTTGCGTTCCCCTCATGTTAACAAGGATTCAAGGGAACAATTTGAGATGCGGACGCATAAGCGCCTCATTGATATCCTTGAGCCTACGTCAAAAACTGTGGATGCCTTAATGCGCTTAGATCTCCCCGCTGGGGTTGATATTGAGATTAAGCTCTAA
- the rplC gene encoding 50S ribosomal protein L3: MSKGILGKKIGMTQVFTSEGKVIPVTVVEAGPCPVVQKKTVATDGYNAVQLGFSVLREGLTNKPRQGHFQKANLKPMRYVREFRVEDIDSYEIGQEVNADLFTVGDRVDVVGTSRGKGFEGMIKRNGASRGPMAHGSKYHRRSGSLGAKGPARVFKGRVLPGRMGGERVTVQNLEVIRVDLDKNLILIKGAVPGAKKSLLILKPSVKAK, translated from the coding sequence GTGTCAAAAGGAATTCTAGGTAAAAAAATAGGGATGACCCAAGTCTTCACTAGCGAAGGAAAAGTCATTCCGGTCACAGTGGTGGAAGCTGGTCCTTGCCCTGTGGTACAAAAGAAGACAGTTGCTACAGACGGATATAATGCTGTTCAACTGGGTTTTTCTGTACTTCGTGAAGGATTGACCAACAAGCCTCGCCAAGGACATTTCCAAAAGGCAAACTTGAAGCCTATGCGTTATGTCAGAGAATTCAGGGTAGAAGACATCGACAGCTATGAAATTGGTCAAGAAGTCAATGCGGACCTGTTTACAGTCGGCGATCGCGTGGATGTCGTTGGTACTTCAAGAGGCAAAGGCTTTGAAGGTATGATTAAACGCAACGGTGCCAGCCGCGGACCAATGGCTCACGGTTCAAAATATCATCGTCGCTCAGGTTCCCTTGGCGCGAAAGGCCCGGCTCGTGTTTTCAAAGGCCGTGTTTTGCCAGGCCGTATGGGCGGCGAGCGTGTAACTGTACAAAACTTGGAGGTCATCCGAGTTGACTTAGATAAAAACCTGATCTTGATCAAAGGGGCTGTCCCGGGAGCGAAAAAATCATTGCTCATTCTGAAGCCTTCTGTCAAGGCGAAGTAG
- the rplD gene encoding 50S ribosomal protein L4 translates to MPKVQVVNMQGAPVGEIELSDNIFGITPNVPVLHSAVVSQLASLRHGTQSALLRGEVRGGGRKPWRQKGTGRARSGSSRSPVWRGGGVVFAPKPRKYGFKLPKKVRRLALHSALSSKVIEQQLIVLDALKLEEVKTREIVKLLKALQVSKKAMIVTDEVDEAVFRSASNIEGVVTMDVAGMNVVDLLNHDVLVMTKAAISKTEEVFA, encoded by the coding sequence ATGCCTAAAGTTCAAGTAGTAAATATGCAAGGCGCACCTGTTGGTGAAATTGAACTAAGTGATAATATCTTTGGAATTACACCCAATGTTCCTGTTCTTCATTCAGCCGTTGTTTCCCAATTAGCTTCTCTGCGGCACGGAACGCAATCAGCTCTGCTGCGCGGCGAAGTACGCGGAGGCGGACGCAAACCATGGCGTCAAAAGGGAACTGGCCGTGCACGTTCCGGAAGTTCACGCTCCCCTGTTTGGAGAGGCGGCGGTGTTGTATTCGCACCGAAACCGCGTAAGTATGGATTTAAATTGCCGAAGAAAGTTAGACGTCTGGCTTTACACTCAGCACTTTCTTCGAAAGTCATAGAACAACAGCTTATCGTGTTGGATGCTCTGAAATTGGAAGAGGTTAAGACACGTGAAATCGTTAAACTTCTCAAGGCTCTGCAAGTCAGCAAGAAGGCAATGATTGTCACGGATGAGGTTGACGAAGCGGTTTTCCGTTCGGCTAGTAACATAGAGGGTGTAGTCACCATGGATGTTGCTGGGATGAATGTCGTAGACTTGCTCAACCATGATGTTCTTGTCATGACTAAGGCTGCGATCTCAAAAACAGAGGAGGTGTTTGCGTAA
- a CDS encoding 50S ribosomal protein L23 yields the protein MRDAREVLKSPVISEKSVGLVEENKYSFWVNPAANKIEIKAAVEKMFKVSVVDIHTINVRGKMKRVGKYSGKTANRKKAIATLKAGDRIENFAGL from the coding sequence ATGCGCGACGCACGTGAGGTCCTCAAAAGTCCGGTTATCTCTGAAAAATCAGTAGGTCTTGTTGAGGAAAACAAATACTCCTTCTGGGTTAATCCAGCAGCTAATAAAATCGAAATCAAAGCCGCAGTAGAAAAAATGTTTAAGGTTTCCGTAGTGGACATTCACACCATCAATGTTCGCGGGAAAATGAAACGGGTAGGCAAGTACAGCGGTAAGACCGCAAATCGGAAAAAAGCGATTGCTACGCTTAAAGCTGGAGATAGAATTGAAAACTTCGCAGGCCTGTAA
- the rplB gene encoding 50S ribosomal protein L2, translated as MALKSFKPTSASRRQMTVSTFEEITRTEPERSLLKPLRKKAGRNSEGHLSVRHKGGGHKRMYRQIDFKRNKDGIPARVASIEYDPNRSANIALLYYKDGFKAYILAPNGLQVDQMVVSGPDADIKVGNTLPLKNIPVGTLLHNIEMKPGKGAQMVRTAGVAAQLMAKEGAYATLRLPSGEMRMIRLECRATIGQVGNLDHENINIGKAGRSRWLGIRPTVRGSVMNPCDHPHGGGEGRNSIGRNPVTPWGKPALGAKTRKKKNLSNRFIVKRRSK; from the coding sequence ATGGCACTGAAGTCATTTAAACCAACCTCGGCCAGTCGTCGTCAAATGACTGTTTCGACGTTTGAAGAAATCACCAGAACTGAGCCTGAACGTTCTTTGTTAAAGCCTTTACGCAAAAAGGCCGGCCGCAACAGCGAAGGTCATTTAAGCGTTCGCCATAAAGGCGGCGGGCACAAGAGAATGTATCGTCAGATTGATTTCAAACGGAATAAAGATGGTATCCCGGCACGAGTGGCCAGTATTGAATATGATCCTAACCGATCGGCAAATATTGCCTTGCTTTACTACAAAGATGGGTTCAAAGCCTATATCTTAGCACCTAACGGTCTACAAGTCGATCAAATGGTCGTTTCTGGACCGGATGCAGATATTAAAGTAGGAAACACTCTCCCTTTAAAAAATATACCAGTCGGTACTTTATTGCATAACATTGAGATGAAACCCGGCAAAGGAGCACAAATGGTCCGGACCGCCGGAGTTGCAGCTCAATTAATGGCTAAAGAAGGCGCTTATGCAACCTTACGTCTTCCCTCGGGAGAAATGCGCATGATCCGTCTTGAATGCCGCGCAACTATCGGTCAAGTCGGAAACTTAGACCATGAAAACATTAACATTGGTAAAGCCGGACGATCCCGTTGGCTGGGAATTCGCCCAACCGTTCGCGGATCAGTTATGAATCCTTGCGATCACCCCCATGGCGGTGGTGAAGGCCGTAACTCCATTGGACGTAATCCGGTTACACCTTGGGGAAAACCTGCCCTTGGTGCCAAGACTCGGAAGAAAAAGAACTTGTCGAATCGCTTTATTGTGAAACGGCGCAGTAAGTAG
- the rpsS gene encoding 30S ribosomal protein S19: protein MSRSVKKGPFVEARLLARVDAMNESGDKRVIKTWSRRSTIFPQMIGFTIAVHDGRKHVPIYITEDMVGHKLGEFSPTRTYKGHAGSEKSSGLR from the coding sequence ATGAGCAGATCTGTAAAAAAAGGACCTTTCGTCGAAGCTCGTCTCCTCGCACGTGTTGACGCGATGAACGAATCCGGTGACAAGCGCGTCATCAAGACATGGTCCAGACGCTCAACAATTTTCCCGCAAATGATTGGTTTTACTATAGCAGTGCACGATGGACGGAAACATGTTCCTATCTATATTACCGAAGACATGGTAGGGCATAAACTTGGCGAGTTCTCGCCGACTCGCACCTATAAGGGCCATGCTGGCAGTGAAAAGTCCAGCGGCCTACGATAA
- the rplV gene encoding 50S ribosomal protein L22 → MQAKAVAKYVRISPRKVRQVVNLIRGKKVSDAFAILQFTAKGSSADVTKVLKSAVANAEHNFDMNTDELIITQICVDEGPTLKRIKPRAMGRADQIRKRTSHITVVVGEEKED, encoded by the coding sequence ATGCAAGCAAAAGCAGTGGCAAAATACGTACGTATCTCTCCTCGTAAGGTGCGCCAAGTTGTTAATTTGATCCGCGGCAAGAAGGTCAGTGATGCGTTCGCCATTCTTCAATTTACTGCTAAGGGATCAAGTGCTGATGTCACAAAGGTATTAAAATCAGCAGTTGCTAACGCAGAGCATAATTTTGACATGAATACAGATGAACTTATCATTACTCAAATTTGTGTGGACGAAGGACCAACTTTAAAACGCATTAAGCCTAGAGCTATGGGACGTGCAGACCAAATCCGCAAACGGACGAGTCACATTACCGTGGTTGTTGGCGAAGAGAAGGAGGACTAG
- the rpsC gene encoding 30S ribosomal protein S3, with the protein MGQKVNPKGLRIGIIRDWESRWYAGKNYVELLHEDLKIREFVKNKLKQAGCPKVEIERAASRIKVSVYAAKPGIVIGRGGAEVENLRKQLEAMTGKQVAVNIVEIKKPELDAQLVAENIAQQLEKRVSFRRAMKQTVGRTMRQGSLGIKIQCSGRLAGAEIARTEWYHEGKVPLHTLRADIDYGFAEANTTYGKIGIKVWIYKGEVLPAKKVVAQVEGGN; encoded by the coding sequence GTGGGTCAAAAGGTAAATCCCAAAGGCCTCCGCATCGGGATAATCCGTGATTGGGAAAGCCGATGGTATGCAGGTAAAAACTATGTAGAACTTCTTCACGAGGACTTGAAAATTCGTGAATTTGTAAAAAATAAACTTAAACAAGCCGGTTGCCCTAAGGTTGAGATCGAACGTGCGGCAAGCCGCATCAAGGTATCAGTTTACGCAGCCAAGCCGGGAATTGTCATTGGCCGCGGCGGCGCAGAAGTAGAAAATCTGCGTAAGCAACTGGAAGCCATGACGGGCAAACAAGTCGCAGTTAACATTGTTGAAATTAAAAAGCCTGAGCTGGATGCGCAATTAGTTGCGGAAAATATAGCCCAACAACTGGAGAAACGTGTTTCCTTCCGTCGTGCTATGAAACAAACCGTCGGCAGGACTATGCGCCAGGGTTCCTTGGGAATCAAAATTCAGTGCAGCGGTCGTTTGGCTGGAGCCGAAATTGCCAGAACTGAATGGTACCATGAAGGAAAAGTACCCCTTCACACCTTACGTGCAGACATTGACTACGGGTTTGCCGAAGCAAATACCACGTATGGAAAAATTGGTATCAAAGTTTGGATTTATAAAGGTGAGGTTCTTCCAGCGAAGAAGGTCGTCGCTCAGGTGGAAGGAGGAAACTAA
- the rplP gene encoding 50S ribosomal protein L16: protein MLVPTRVKHRKQHRGRLTGKATRGTTITFGQYGLVALESGWITNRQIEAARIAMTRYIKRGGQVWIKIFPDKPITAKPAETRMGSGKGSPEYWVAVVKPGRVMFELDGVAEEVAREALRLAMHKLPIKCKIASRADLLGGDANEN, encoded by the coding sequence ATGTTAGTCCCAACCAGAGTGAAACATAGAAAACAACATCGTGGTCGTTTGACCGGTAAAGCGACTCGTGGAACTACGATTACCTTTGGCCAATATGGTCTGGTAGCCCTGGAAAGCGGTTGGATAACCAATCGTCAAATCGAGGCCGCTCGTATCGCCATGACCCGTTATATTAAACGGGGCGGTCAAGTATGGATTAAAATTTTCCCTGATAAGCCAATTACGGCAAAACCGGCTGAAACTCGTATGGGCAGCGGAAAAGGCTCGCCTGAGTATTGGGTAGCCGTTGTGAAACCCGGCCGTGTCATGTTTGAACTCGACGGCGTTGCAGAAGAAGTCGCCCGCGAAGCTCTTCGCTTGGCAATGCATAAGCTTCCGATCAAATGTAAGATCGCTTCCCGTGCAGATTTACTAGGAGGTGACGCAAATGAAAACTAA
- the rpmC gene encoding 50S ribosomal protein L29, whose product MKTKDFRDLTNDEVVKQIDDYKTELFNLRFQLATGQLDNPMRIREIRKGIARGKTILRERELKIERS is encoded by the coding sequence ATGAAAACTAAGGATTTCCGTGATCTGACAAATGACGAAGTCGTTAAGCAGATCGACGATTACAAAACCGAACTGTTTAATTTGCGTTTCCAATTGGCAACGGGTCAACTTGATAACCCAATGCGAATTCGTGAAATCCGCAAAGGTATTGCTCGCGGCAAAACGATTTTGCGTGAACGTGAGTTAAAGATCGAACGTTCTTAA
- the rpsQ gene encoding 30S ribosomal protein S17, giving the protein MERAQRKVRIGKVVSDKMDKTIVVSVEITESHPLYKKTFTRTKKFKAHDENNEAHIGDTVSIMETRRLSKDKCWRMVKVLERAVAL; this is encoded by the coding sequence GTGGAAAGAGCCCAGCGTAAAGTTCGGATCGGCAAAGTAGTCAGCGATAAGATGGACAAAACCATTGTTGTGTCTGTTGAAATTACTGAAAGCCATCCCTTATATAAAAAGACATTTACTCGCACAAAGAAATTTAAAGCTCATGATGAGAACAACGAAGCTCATATCGGAGATACTGTTTCAATCATGGAAACCCGCCGTTTAAGTAAGGATAAATGCTGGCGCATGGTTAAAGTTCTGGAAAGGGCTGTAGCGCTCTAA
- the rplN gene encoding 50S ribosomal protein L14 produces MIQVQTRLRVGDNSGAKELMCIRVLGGSMRRYASIGDIIVASVKQATPGGVVKKGDVVKAVVVRTKKEIRRPDGSYIRFSENAAVIIRDDKSPRGTRIFGPVARELRDNYMKIISLAPEVI; encoded by the coding sequence ATGATCCAGGTACAAACCAGGCTTCGGGTTGGAGACAACTCTGGTGCTAAAGAATTGATGTGTATTCGTGTGCTCGGGGGCTCAATGCGTCGGTATGCATCAATTGGAGATATTATTGTGGCTTCTGTTAAACAGGCAACGCCAGGGGGCGTTGTTAAAAAGGGTGACGTCGTTAAGGCAGTTGTTGTTCGCACAAAGAAGGAAATTCGACGTCCTGACGGTTCTTATATACGCTTCAGCGAGAATGCTGCTGTCATCATCAGAGATGACAAGAGCCCTCGCGGAACTCGTATCTTTGGGCCAGTTGCCCGTGAACTTCGTGATAATTATATGAAAATTATTTCCCTGGCACCGGAGGTTATCTAA
- the rplX gene encoding 50S ribosomal protein L24 — MEVKKVAATKHKVQPNKLHVKKGDYVMVISGKDAGKKGKVIEVIPKKGRVVVEKANIVKRHTKPSQAMPQGGIVSKEAPMASSNVMLYCQECNSVTRVSVKLTDNGKVRVCKHCGVNLPDKH; from the coding sequence ATGGAGGTGAAGAAAGTGGCTGCTACTAAGCATAAAGTACAACCCAATAAACTGCACGTTAAAAAAGGCGACTACGTCATGGTCATCAGCGGTAAAGACGCCGGCAAAAAAGGTAAAGTAATCGAAGTGATCCCCAAAAAGGGTCGCGTCGTTGTAGAAAAGGCTAATATTGTTAAACGTCACACCAAGCCCTCTCAAGCGATGCCTCAAGGCGGTATTGTTTCTAAGGAAGCTCCGATGGCCAGTTCGAATGTTATGTTATATTGCCAAGAGTGTAATTCCGTAACTCGTGTAAGTGTCAAGTTGACGGATAACGGAAAAGTTCGCGTCTGCAAACATTGCGGAGTGAATCTCCCAGATAAACACTAA